The Flavobacterium sp. 123 genome contains a region encoding:
- a CDS encoding OmpH family outer membrane protein: MKQIKTLLIAAILILGASQTISAQAKTAHVDVSDIMSKMPAMLEAQKQLDKLSTTYDADYKKMVTEYQAKLAQYEKEAATVTEVVNGERSKEVQEMQKRIVDYRDNAQKELQQKESDIVKPLMEKVRASIQKVGKAKGFQYVLDGSTLLLADGPNLTADVKKDLGF; encoded by the coding sequence ATGAAACAAATCAAAACTTTATTAATTGCTGCAATACTTATTTTAGGAGCAAGCCAAACAATTTCTGCTCAAGCAAAAACTGCTCATGTAGATGTTAGTGATATTATGTCAAAAATGCCAGCAATGTTAGAAGCTCAAAAGCAATTAGATAAATTGAGTACTACTTACGATGCAGATTACAAAAAAATGGTTACTGAATACCAAGCTAAATTAGCTCAATATGAAAAAGAAGCTGCAACAGTAACAGAAGTTGTAAATGGAGAACGTTCAAAAGAAGTTCAAGAAATGCAAAAAAGAATTGTTGATTATAGAGACAATGCTCAAAAAGAATTACAACAAAAAGAATCTGATATCGTTAAACCATTAATGGAAAAAGTTAGAGCTTCAATCCAAAAAGTTGGAAAAGCTAAAGGGTTCCAATATGTTCTTGATGGTTCTACACTTTTACTTGCTGATGGTCCTAACTTGACTGCTGATGTAAAAAAAGATTTAGGTTTCTAG
- the murI gene encoding glutamate racemase, whose product MNNDQPIGIFDSGIGGTSIWREIHQLLPNEKTIYLADSKNAPYGQKSKQEIIALSMKNTDFLLKMKCKLIVVACNTATTNAIQELREKYDIPFIGIEPAIKPAANNSKTQTIGILATKGTLNSELFNKTTEMFQDTKIIEQVGYGLVQLIENGQINSPEMTQLLQSYLKPMIEANIDYLVLGCSHYPYLIPQIKKIVPPHIQIIDSGQAVAKQTQKILNDKVGFSSATKKTPVFYTNTNPKVLSEILEGKYLVEQIDF is encoded by the coding sequence ATGAATAATGACCAACCTATAGGAATATTTGATTCTGGTATTGGAGGAACTTCAATCTGGAGAGAAATACACCAATTATTACCAAATGAAAAGACTATATATCTTGCAGATAGCAAGAATGCTCCTTATGGTCAAAAATCAAAACAAGAAATTATTGCATTAAGTATGAAAAACACAGATTTTCTACTTAAAATGAAGTGCAAACTCATTGTAGTTGCATGCAATACTGCAACCACAAATGCGATACAAGAGTTACGCGAAAAATATGATATTCCGTTTATAGGTATTGAACCTGCAATAAAACCTGCAGCAAATAATTCAAAAACACAAACAATAGGAATCTTAGCTACTAAAGGAACGCTAAATAGTGAATTATTCAACAAGACTACCGAGATGTTCCAAGACACAAAAATCATTGAACAAGTAGGTTATGGATTAGTCCAGCTCATTGAAAACGGTCAAATCAATTCGCCCGAAATGACTCAACTACTCCAATCCTATCTTAAACCTATGATTGAAGCTAATATTGATTATTTAGTTTTAGGATGCAGCCATTACCCCTATTTGATTCCACAAATCAAAAAAATAGTACCACCACATATTCAAATTATTGATTCAGGCCAAGCAGTCGCTAAACAAACCCAAAAAATCTTGAACGATAAAGTAGGATTTAGCTCCGCTACAAAAAAGACTCCCGTTTTTTATACTAATACTAATCCAAAAGTATTGTCTGAAATATTAGAAGGAAAATATCTTGTTGAACAAATAGATTTTTAA
- a CDS encoding gamma carbonic anhydrase family protein — MLIKSVNGKTPSIPDDCYVAENATIVGDVSFGHSCSVWFNAVIRGDVNFIKIGNKVNIQDGAIVHCTYQKHPTIIGNNVSIGHNAIVHGCTIHDNVLIGMGAIVMDNCIVESNSIIAAGAVVTQNTVVTSGSIYAGVPAKKVKDIDQSNFAGEIERISNNYVMYSSWFKDEE; from the coding sequence ATGTTAATAAAATCTGTTAACGGAAAAACTCCATCTATACCTGATGATTGTTATGTAGCTGAGAATGCTACTATAGTTGGCGATGTAAGTTTTGGTCATTCGTGTAGTGTTTGGTTCAATGCCGTTATTAGAGGCGATGTGAATTTCATCAAAATAGGGAATAAAGTAAATATTCAAGATGGTGCAATTGTACATTGTACGTATCAAAAACATCCCACAATCATAGGAAATAATGTTTCTATTGGACATAATGCTATTGTGCATGGTTGCACGATTCATGATAATGTATTGATAGGAATGGGAGCCATTGTAATGGATAATTGTATTGTAGAAAGTAATTCTATTATTGCGGCAGGAGCAGTTGTTACTCAAAACACTGTAGTCACTTCGGGAAGTATATATGCGGGTGTTCCTGCAAAGAAAGTAAAAGACATAGATCAATCTAATTTTGCAGGCGAAATAGAGCGTATTTCCAATAATTACGTGATGTATTCGAGTTGGTTTAAAGACGAAGAATAA
- a CDS encoding type IX secretion system membrane protein PorP/SprF has protein sequence MYTRIKFLVLLFFISFYSFSQEGIPVYSDYLSDNYYLVHPSMAGAANCAKLRFTGRKQWFNQQDAPELQTLSLNGRVGERTGAGIILFNDKNGYHSQKGVKLTYAYHIMFSRDEIDLNQLSFGISAGLIQSQLDETEFTDFDPIVFGQVQKDSYFNVDFGASYNYLNFYAHATVQGAIETRRELYTEFESDNLRKYLLSLGYVFGNKDKVLWEPSIMFQLIDKTQEKSIDLNLKAYKQLDFGMLWGGLSYRRSFDGAQYLNGTGVSSQKLQYITPIVGVNFKNFMFAYTYSKVSGDIRFDTGGYHQITLGLNLFCKPEKYDCNCPAIN, from the coding sequence ATGTATACCAGAATTAAGTTTTTAGTTTTACTTTTTTTTATAAGCTTTTATTCCTTTTCACAAGAAGGAATACCGGTATATTCCGATTATTTGTCTGATAATTATTACTTAGTTCATCCTTCGATGGCTGGAGCGGCTAATTGTGCTAAATTAAGATTCACGGGACGTAAGCAATGGTTTAATCAACAAGATGCGCCAGAACTGCAAACACTAAGTCTGAATGGTAGAGTAGGCGAAAGAACAGGAGCTGGGATTATTCTTTTTAACGATAAAAATGGGTATCATTCTCAAAAAGGGGTTAAACTTACCTATGCCTATCACATTATGTTTTCAAGAGACGAAATTGACTTGAATCAATTGTCTTTTGGTATAAGTGCAGGGTTAATCCAAAGTCAATTAGATGAAACTGAATTTACAGATTTTGATCCTATAGTTTTTGGGCAAGTTCAGAAAGACTCTTATTTTAATGTTGATTTTGGAGCTTCTTATAATTATTTAAATTTCTACGCTCATGCTACAGTTCAGGGTGCTATAGAAACTAGAAGAGAGCTTTATACCGAATTTGAAAGTGATAATTTAAGAAAATATCTCTTGAGTTTAGGATATGTTTTTGGAAACAAAGACAAAGTTTTGTGGGAACCATCAATTATGTTTCAGTTAATTGACAAAACACAAGAAAAATCAATTGATCTTAATTTGAAAGCCTATAAACAACTTGATTTTGGGATGTTATGGGGAGGATTGTCTTATAGAAGAAGCTTTGATGGTGCTCAATATCTAAATGGCACTGGTGTTTCTTCACAAAAACTGCAGTATATAACTCCAATTGTAGGGGTTAATTTCAAAAATTTTATGTTTGCCTATACCTATTCAAAAGTTTCAGGGGATATAAGATTTGATACTGGTGGATACCATCAGATTACTTTGGGACTTAATTTATTCTGCAAACCTGAGAAATACGATTGTAATTGTCCTGCCATTAATTAA